The Corylus avellana chromosome ca8, CavTom2PMs-1.0 genome has a segment encoding these proteins:
- the LOC132190410 gene encoding serine/threonine-protein kinase STY46-like isoform X1 has product MEDTESCSSRAVDFAPTLSRKQRQKVVVYNQVLHRLRDLSFAETSLPGFEDELWAHFHRLPARYALDVNAERALDVLMHKRLLHMARDPATRHAIEVRVVEVHFSTGGNCSHSFHSNSQMKVDAQCSDHSSEKCVHPPPAFGPSTDVEPTLEVNHLHVEDTQNGMTDTCLRSRAMHEITISTNDKPKLFSQIRLLQDLMMDRIVDLILICGTSKSNLLLSYLLSDVGLNIQEAHAFSTTDGYSLDVFVVDGWALEEIEQLRNTLLKKLPRIQGEQEQTGRDNVNVSTGGINVWEIDTSLLKYEKKIASVSFCDLYKGTFCNQDVAIKVLRAEHLNKNMQREFAQEANIMRNIRHKNVIQFIGACTSPPGLCLVTEYMSGGSMYDFLHKQKSVLTPPSLIRAAIDVSEGMNYLHQNNIIHRDLKAANLLIDGNGVVKVADFGVARMQAQSGGMTAETGTYRWMAPELIEHKAYDHKVDVFSFGVLLWELLTRKLPYEHLTPLQAAVGVVQKGLRPTIPANTHPKLVELLERCWQQDPSLRPEFSEIIEILEHMAEMELLLSCNRLRTRQCTGRSANRLEEYLLLGRAAIEVASEKTVYNTLTILFTLYFLDLVLSFVNLIMTTMYNPIASVSPTREMLFSLTRTYTICQ; this is encoded by the exons ATGGAAGATACAGAGAGCTGCAGTAGCAGAGCCGTGGATTTCGCGCCGACTCTTAGTCGGAAGCAGAGGCAGAAGGTCGTAGTGTACAATCAAGTTCTTCATCGTCTCAGAGACTTGAGCTTCGCAGAGACCAGTCTTCCTGGTTTTGAGGATGAGCTTTGGGCGCATTTTCATCGCCTCCCTGCTAG GTATGCATTGGATGTGAATGCCGAGAGGGCACTAGATGTTCTTATGCACAAAAGATTATTGCATATGGCACGCGACCCTGCCACCAGACATGCAATTGAAGTCCGTGTCGTGGAG GTTCATTTTTCTACGGGTGGAAATTGTAGTCATTCTTTTCATTCGAACTCCCAAATGAAAGTGGATGCTCAATGTTCTGATCATTCCAGCGAAAAGTG TGTTCATCCACCGCCTGCCTTTGGTCCGTCAACTGATGTTGAACCAACTCTTGAAGTCAACCACTTACATGTTGAAGATACGCAAAATGGCATGACTGATACTTGTCTTCGTTCCCG GGCAATGCATGAAATTACAATTTCAACAAATGACAAGCCCAAACTTTTCAGTCAG ATCAGGCTTCTGCAAGATCTGATGATGGATAGAATAGTTGATTTGATACTTATATGTGGAACTTCCAAAAGTAATTTACTA CTGAGTTACTTACTGTCTGACGTTGGCTTGAACATTCAAGAAGCGCATGCTTTTTCCACTACAGATGGCTACTCTTTGgatgtttttgttgttgatggCTGGGCACTTGAg GAGATCGAGCAGCTTAGAAATACACTGCTAAAGAAATTACCAAGAATTCAG GGGGAGCAAGAGCAAACTGGGAGAGATAATGTAAATGTATCCACTGGTGGAATCAATGTCTGGGAAATTGATACAAGCCTGttgaaatatgaaaagaaaattgcatCTGTCTCATTTTGTGACTT GTATAAAGGTACTTTTTGTAATCAAGATGTGGCAATTAAAGTTCTGAGGGCAGAGCACTTAAATAAAAACATGCAGAGGGAATTTGCTCAAGAAGCCAATATTATGAG GAATATCCGGCACAAGAATGTTATTCAATTCATCGGGGCATGTACAAGTCCTCCAGGCCTTTGTCTTGTCACGG AGTACATGTCTGGTGGAAGCATGTATGACTTCCTGCATAAACAAAAGAGTGTTTTGACACCTCCATCCTTAATCAGAGCAGCAATTGATGTTTCTGAGGGAATGAACTACTTGCACCAAAATAATATAATCCATCGCGATCTGAAAGCTGCCAATCTTTTGATTGATGGAAATGGA GTTGTCAAGGTTGCTGATTTTGGCGTTGCTAGAATGCAAGCACAATCTGGTGGCATGACTGCAGAAACTGGAACATATCGCTGGATGGCTCCAGAG CTCATTGAACATAAAGCGTATGATCACAAAGTTGATGTCTTCAGTTTTGGAGTTTTACTGTGGGAGCTGCTTACACGAAAG CTTCCATATGAGCACTTGACCCCATTACAAGCAGCAGTTGGTGTGGTCCAGAAG GGTCTGAGGCCTACAATTCCGGCCAATACTCATCCAAAGCTTGTGGAACTGCTCGAGAGATGCTGGCAGCAAGATCCATCTTTGAGACCAGAATTCTCAGAGATTATAGAAATTTTGGAGCACATGGCCGAGATG GAACTTTTGTTATCTTGTAACAGGTTGAGGACGAGACAATGCACCGGCAGAAGCGCAAATCGTCTAGAAGAGTATCTGCTTTTGGGCAGAGCAGCCATTGAAGTGGCAAGTGAGAAGACTGTTTATAACACATTAACGATCTTGTTCActttatattttcttgatttggtTCTTAGTTTTGTAAATCTAATTATGACCACAATGTATAATCCAATCGCTTCTGTCAGCCCAACCAGGGAAATGCTGTTCAGTTTGACACGCACATACACCATATGTCAATAA
- the LOC132190410 gene encoding serine/threonine-protein kinase STY46-like isoform X2 — translation MEDTESCSSRAVDFAPTLSRKQRQKVVVYNQVLHRLRDLSFAETSLPGFEDELWAHFHRLPARYALDVNAERALDVLMHKRLLHMARDPATRHAIEVRVVEVHFSTGGNCSHSFHSNSQMKVDAQCSDHSSEKCVHPPPAFGPSTDVEPTLEVNHLHVEDTQNGMTDTCLRSRAMHEITISTNDKPKLFSQLSYLLSDVGLNIQEAHAFSTTDGYSLDVFVVDGWALEEIEQLRNTLLKKLPRIQGEQEQTGRDNVNVSTGGINVWEIDTSLLKYEKKIASVSFCDLYKGTFCNQDVAIKVLRAEHLNKNMQREFAQEANIMRNIRHKNVIQFIGACTSPPGLCLVTEYMSGGSMYDFLHKQKSVLTPPSLIRAAIDVSEGMNYLHQNNIIHRDLKAANLLIDGNGVVKVADFGVARMQAQSGGMTAETGTYRWMAPELIEHKAYDHKVDVFSFGVLLWELLTRKLPYEHLTPLQAAVGVVQKGLRPTIPANTHPKLVELLERCWQQDPSLRPEFSEIIEILEHMAEMELLLSCNRLRTRQCTGRSANRLEEYLLLGRAAIEVASEKTVYNTLTILFTLYFLDLVLSFVNLIMTTMYNPIASVSPTREMLFSLTRTYTICQ, via the exons ATGGAAGATACAGAGAGCTGCAGTAGCAGAGCCGTGGATTTCGCGCCGACTCTTAGTCGGAAGCAGAGGCAGAAGGTCGTAGTGTACAATCAAGTTCTTCATCGTCTCAGAGACTTGAGCTTCGCAGAGACCAGTCTTCCTGGTTTTGAGGATGAGCTTTGGGCGCATTTTCATCGCCTCCCTGCTAG GTATGCATTGGATGTGAATGCCGAGAGGGCACTAGATGTTCTTATGCACAAAAGATTATTGCATATGGCACGCGACCCTGCCACCAGACATGCAATTGAAGTCCGTGTCGTGGAG GTTCATTTTTCTACGGGTGGAAATTGTAGTCATTCTTTTCATTCGAACTCCCAAATGAAAGTGGATGCTCAATGTTCTGATCATTCCAGCGAAAAGTG TGTTCATCCACCGCCTGCCTTTGGTCCGTCAACTGATGTTGAACCAACTCTTGAAGTCAACCACTTACATGTTGAAGATACGCAAAATGGCATGACTGATACTTGTCTTCGTTCCCG GGCAATGCATGAAATTACAATTTCAACAAATGACAAGCCCAAACTTTTCAGTCAG CTGAGTTACTTACTGTCTGACGTTGGCTTGAACATTCAAGAAGCGCATGCTTTTTCCACTACAGATGGCTACTCTTTGgatgtttttgttgttgatggCTGGGCACTTGAg GAGATCGAGCAGCTTAGAAATACACTGCTAAAGAAATTACCAAGAATTCAG GGGGAGCAAGAGCAAACTGGGAGAGATAATGTAAATGTATCCACTGGTGGAATCAATGTCTGGGAAATTGATACAAGCCTGttgaaatatgaaaagaaaattgcatCTGTCTCATTTTGTGACTT GTATAAAGGTACTTTTTGTAATCAAGATGTGGCAATTAAAGTTCTGAGGGCAGAGCACTTAAATAAAAACATGCAGAGGGAATTTGCTCAAGAAGCCAATATTATGAG GAATATCCGGCACAAGAATGTTATTCAATTCATCGGGGCATGTACAAGTCCTCCAGGCCTTTGTCTTGTCACGG AGTACATGTCTGGTGGAAGCATGTATGACTTCCTGCATAAACAAAAGAGTGTTTTGACACCTCCATCCTTAATCAGAGCAGCAATTGATGTTTCTGAGGGAATGAACTACTTGCACCAAAATAATATAATCCATCGCGATCTGAAAGCTGCCAATCTTTTGATTGATGGAAATGGA GTTGTCAAGGTTGCTGATTTTGGCGTTGCTAGAATGCAAGCACAATCTGGTGGCATGACTGCAGAAACTGGAACATATCGCTGGATGGCTCCAGAG CTCATTGAACATAAAGCGTATGATCACAAAGTTGATGTCTTCAGTTTTGGAGTTTTACTGTGGGAGCTGCTTACACGAAAG CTTCCATATGAGCACTTGACCCCATTACAAGCAGCAGTTGGTGTGGTCCAGAAG GGTCTGAGGCCTACAATTCCGGCCAATACTCATCCAAAGCTTGTGGAACTGCTCGAGAGATGCTGGCAGCAAGATCCATCTTTGAGACCAGAATTCTCAGAGATTATAGAAATTTTGGAGCACATGGCCGAGATG GAACTTTTGTTATCTTGTAACAGGTTGAGGACGAGACAATGCACCGGCAGAAGCGCAAATCGTCTAGAAGAGTATCTGCTTTTGGGCAGAGCAGCCATTGAAGTGGCAAGTGAGAAGACTGTTTATAACACATTAACGATCTTGTTCActttatattttcttgatttggtTCTTAGTTTTGTAAATCTAATTATGACCACAATGTATAATCCAATCGCTTCTGTCAGCCCAACCAGGGAAATGCTGTTCAGTTTGACACGCACATACACCATATGTCAATAA
- the LOC132190410 gene encoding serine/threonine-protein kinase STY46-like isoform X3 — translation MEDTESCSSRAVDFAPTLSRKQRQKVVVYNQVLHRLRDLSFAETSLPGFEDELWAHFHRLPARYALDVNAERALDVLMHKRLLHMARDPATRHAIEVRVVEVHFSTGGNCSHSFHSNSQMKVDAQCSDHSSEKCVHPPPAFGPSTDVEPTLEVNHLHVEDTQNGMTDTCLRSRAMHEITISTNDKPKLFSQIRLLQDLMMDRIVDLILICGTSKSNLLLSYLLSDVGLNIQEAHAFSTTDGYSLDVFVVDGWALEEIEQLRNTLLKKLPRIQGEQEQTGRDNVNVSTGGINVWEIDTSLLKYEKKIASVSFCDLYKGTFCNQDVAIKVLRAEHLNKNMQREFAQEANIMRNIRHKNVIQFIGACTSPPGLCLVTEYMSGGSMYDFLHKQKSVLTPPSLIRAAIDVSEGMNYLHQNNIIHRDLKAANLLIDGNGVVKVADFGVARMQAQSGGMTAETGTYRWMAPELIEHKAYDHKVDVFSFGVLLWELLTRKLPYEHLTPLQAAVGVVQKGLRPTIPANTHPKLVELLERCWQQDPSLRPEFSEIIEILEHMAEMVEDETMHRQKRKSSRRVSAFGQSSH, via the exons ATGGAAGATACAGAGAGCTGCAGTAGCAGAGCCGTGGATTTCGCGCCGACTCTTAGTCGGAAGCAGAGGCAGAAGGTCGTAGTGTACAATCAAGTTCTTCATCGTCTCAGAGACTTGAGCTTCGCAGAGACCAGTCTTCCTGGTTTTGAGGATGAGCTTTGGGCGCATTTTCATCGCCTCCCTGCTAG GTATGCATTGGATGTGAATGCCGAGAGGGCACTAGATGTTCTTATGCACAAAAGATTATTGCATATGGCACGCGACCCTGCCACCAGACATGCAATTGAAGTCCGTGTCGTGGAG GTTCATTTTTCTACGGGTGGAAATTGTAGTCATTCTTTTCATTCGAACTCCCAAATGAAAGTGGATGCTCAATGTTCTGATCATTCCAGCGAAAAGTG TGTTCATCCACCGCCTGCCTTTGGTCCGTCAACTGATGTTGAACCAACTCTTGAAGTCAACCACTTACATGTTGAAGATACGCAAAATGGCATGACTGATACTTGTCTTCGTTCCCG GGCAATGCATGAAATTACAATTTCAACAAATGACAAGCCCAAACTTTTCAGTCAG ATCAGGCTTCTGCAAGATCTGATGATGGATAGAATAGTTGATTTGATACTTATATGTGGAACTTCCAAAAGTAATTTACTA CTGAGTTACTTACTGTCTGACGTTGGCTTGAACATTCAAGAAGCGCATGCTTTTTCCACTACAGATGGCTACTCTTTGgatgtttttgttgttgatggCTGGGCACTTGAg GAGATCGAGCAGCTTAGAAATACACTGCTAAAGAAATTACCAAGAATTCAG GGGGAGCAAGAGCAAACTGGGAGAGATAATGTAAATGTATCCACTGGTGGAATCAATGTCTGGGAAATTGATACAAGCCTGttgaaatatgaaaagaaaattgcatCTGTCTCATTTTGTGACTT GTATAAAGGTACTTTTTGTAATCAAGATGTGGCAATTAAAGTTCTGAGGGCAGAGCACTTAAATAAAAACATGCAGAGGGAATTTGCTCAAGAAGCCAATATTATGAG GAATATCCGGCACAAGAATGTTATTCAATTCATCGGGGCATGTACAAGTCCTCCAGGCCTTTGTCTTGTCACGG AGTACATGTCTGGTGGAAGCATGTATGACTTCCTGCATAAACAAAAGAGTGTTTTGACACCTCCATCCTTAATCAGAGCAGCAATTGATGTTTCTGAGGGAATGAACTACTTGCACCAAAATAATATAATCCATCGCGATCTGAAAGCTGCCAATCTTTTGATTGATGGAAATGGA GTTGTCAAGGTTGCTGATTTTGGCGTTGCTAGAATGCAAGCACAATCTGGTGGCATGACTGCAGAAACTGGAACATATCGCTGGATGGCTCCAGAG CTCATTGAACATAAAGCGTATGATCACAAAGTTGATGTCTTCAGTTTTGGAGTTTTACTGTGGGAGCTGCTTACACGAAAG CTTCCATATGAGCACTTGACCCCATTACAAGCAGCAGTTGGTGTGGTCCAGAAG GGTCTGAGGCCTACAATTCCGGCCAATACTCATCCAAAGCTTGTGGAACTGCTCGAGAGATGCTGGCAGCAAGATCCATCTTTGAGACCAGAATTCTCAGAGATTATAGAAATTTTGGAGCACATGGCCGAGATG GTTGAGGACGAGACAATGCACCGGCAGAAGCGCAAATCGTCTAGAAGAGTATCTGCTTTTGGGCAGAGCAGCCATTGA